One region of Gossypium raimondii isolate GPD5lz chromosome 6, ASM2569854v1, whole genome shotgun sequence genomic DNA includes:
- the LOC105773401 gene encoding mannosyltransferase APTG1, with the protein MRQRKNGSSIKHPNLSDAEAKPQKKSPYSSKDVFLTCLGFRMLNALLIQTYFNPDEHWQALEVAHRIAFGYGHLTWEWEEGIRSYLHPMMFALFYKLLALLRLDTPCVMIKAPRLLQSIFSAVGDLYLYKLSFALFGDGVAKWALFSQLANWFMFFCFNRTFSNSLETTLTLVGLYYWPSVRSSLNKAPSGSRKWGLALAALACAIRPTSAVTWVYVGLLELYSTHDRLRFIFVELIPIGSVVLGITCLLDRLMYDSWVLVPLNFLKFNFLSSGGDYYGTHKWHWYFTQGFTVMVFTFLPFCVAGIIKSKYWKLSGLILWVLGLYSILGHKEFRFVLPVLPISLIFAGYSLAALEERGSRNGEKKRSSCICNKWPSRKQLAIFFLLASNIPMALYMNLIHQRGAEDAMNYLSKEAAKGKVKSIVFLMPCHATPYYSTLHNNLPMRFLDCAPSKGMPAESDRFMMDPVSFAVDFAKNWSRPSHIVLFDSEERHLKDFLVSHSFREVRRFFHAHFKVDRDLQASVVVYAMTDS; encoded by the exons ATGAGACAGAGAAAGAATGGTTCTTCAATTAAGCATCCAAATCTGTCTGATGCTGAAGCAAAACCACAAAAGAAATCTCCATATTCTTCAAAGGATGTATTCTTGACTTGTTTGGGATTTCGAATGCTGAATGCGTTGTTGATTCAAACTTACTTCAATCCAGATGAACACTGGCAAGCACTTGAAGTTGCGCATCGTATTGCCTTCGG GTATGGTCATTTGACATGGGAGTGGGAGGAGGGAATTCGAAGCTACTTGCATCCAATGATGTTTGCTCTCTTTTACAAACTTCTCGCATTATTGCGTCTTGATACACCATGTGTCATG ATTAAGGCCCCACGACTGCTGCAATCAATATTTTCTGCGGTTGGTGATTTGTACTTGTATAAACTTTCATTTGCCCTGTTTGGTGATGGTGTTGCAAAATGGGCA CTATTTTCTCAATTGGCAAACTGGTTCATGTTTTTCTGTTTCAATCGCACGTTTTCAAATAGTTTGGAGACCACTCTCACTCTTGTAGGCCTTTACTACTGGCCCTCAGTGAGAAGTTCTTTGAACAAAGCTCCTTCAGGTTCGAGAAAATGGGGTTTGGCCCTAGCGGCATTAGCTTGTGCCATTAGACCAACAAGTGCTGTTACTTGGGTGTATGTTGGCCTACTTGAGTTGTACTCGACTCATGACCGCCTGAGATTTATATTTGTGGAGTTGATTCCCATTGG GAGTGTGGTGCTTGGAATTACGTGTTTGTTGGATCGTCTAATGTATGACTCCTGGGTTTTAGTACCACTTAATTTTCTCAAGTTCAATTTTCTCTCCTCTGGCGGAGATTATTATGGAACTCACAAGTGGCACTGGTACTTCACTCAGGGATTTACAGTAATGGTATTCACTTTTCTACCATTTTGTGTTGCTGGCATTATCAAGTCTAAATACTGGAAGCTTTCTGGGCTTATTCTATGGGTTTTAGGACTTTACAGCATACTTGGTCACAAAGAATTCAG ATTTGTCCTCCCTGTACTTCCTATAAGTTTGATATTCGCTGGATATTCGCTAGCTGCACTTGAGGAACGTGGTTCTCGAAAtggtgaaaagaaaagatcTTCGTGCATTTGCAACAAATGGCCTTCCAGAAAGCAACTTGCCATCTTCTTCTTACTTGCATCCAATATTCCAATGGCCCtgtatatgaatttgattcaccAG AGAGGAGCTGAGGATGCGATGAACTATCTATCTAAAGAAGCTGCAAAAGGGAAAGTGAAAAGTATCGTTTTCCTAATGCCTTGCCATGCCACACCCTACTATTCCACTCTGCATAACAACCTGCCTATGCGTTTCTTGGATTGTGCACCCAG TAAGGGAATGCCTGCTGAATCGGACCGTTTCATGATGGATCCAGTTAGTTTTGCAGtagattttgcaaaaaattggTCTCGCCCTAGTCACATTGTATTGTTTGATTCAGAGGAGAGGCACTTGAAAGATTTTCTAGTTTCACATTCTTTTAGAGAG GTTAGAAGGTTCTTCCATGCTCACTTTAAGGTGGACCGTGATCTTCAAGCATCCGTTGTTGTATACGCTATGACCGACTCGTAA